The genomic region GAGTTTGATGCTACTATTTCTATTACTGTAACGAATTATTTTTGCGGTTCTTATGCTGTGAGAGTAATAATCGGTCGGTCAATGCAATTCTTGACACAATGTTCAGTTCATTGTAGACCATTTAGCCCCCCTGTATTGAGTATTTGAGGCACTGACCCACTGTTGTTATAGTCCATATGATAACCGAGATGTAAGCTTTACTCTCCTCAAGTTAGTTTTCTGATGCCCATGTATGAGATCACCATTAGCTACTTTACTTTCGGAATGGGAAGACCAAAACCATTAAGGAAGTGAGAAATTTGGCTTCCATAGTTCCATATAAATATGTGCTAAGTTGTTTTCCATGAAATAAATGAGTGCCGGTACGGTTTGTCAGCTATATTATCAAGTATATGAGGATGACTCTGCGATCACACTTCATATCTAATACGAAGTATAACATCATGCGATCTTTCTAATTTTCCCACCAGGATTCAGCTAAAGAAGCTTACACTAATTGTTTCTCGTGTTTTTATCAATGGAATACTCATGTTCCCTTGTTGCTGTAGTGCAGACCGGACCACAATCTTCAAGATATCAGGTCCAAGATATTTCCTCTCAAACGAAGAAAGGTTGAAGCTCCGGAAATCACCCCGGCAAGTTTGCCGCCTGCTAAAAGAAAGGAGAGATCGCTGTCATCTTTGGTTGTTAGCGCACCCACAGTCTCTGTACAGGGAGGTGTAACGGGAAGGAGAACCAGAGGTAGGAAAGGTTATGCCTCAAGGGGCGCAAGCCCTGCTACTGAAGAAACTTCTAAAAAAGAGGAGTATTCAGTAGACAATAGTATGGATGGCTCAAGCTCTCCTGAGACCTTGAACAGAATCATACAAAATAAGAAGCAGGTATACAACCTATGTTACTGCGACACTTGACATTACCTTATATAACTGGGGTCGACACTCGACATTCGACACTCAGCCATTAGTACGAGGGCATGACACTTGGGAACTTTATTTGAAGCCAAGATCACGATTGTTTTACATTAAATAGTAGAGTCCGCGCGTAGACACATTCAATACTTTTAGCCGTGTCTAATTAACATACTCTCTCAGTCTCTCCATTTCAAGGATCATCCCCATTTGACTTTTTACTCCTTGTTGAGTAAGTCAAATAAGGCTTATCAATGAAATGGAGGAGCTAGAGAGTAGTATATAACACTAGCTCGTTCTTCATGCCTAGAATCTTCAAATTAGAATGTGTCTAGTTCTATATCTTTATAATCTCCATGATGGCATGATGTAAACATAATGATCCCTAATTTTGCAGAGTTCATCAGCCAAATCTTCCAATGACCAGATTCGTCGTGAACATACGGAAAAAGACATTGAAGGACGGGATGGTAAATTGAATTTATGGAGGCCCTTAAACACTCTTCTTGAGGCGGCAAACAGAAGTAAATTTTCTAAGCCAGGTCCTCAAGGGGAATCTCACCTCAAAACGGATCCAACCAATTATGGAGAAGCTGATGTGTGTGTGAATAAGATTAAAAGTGAGGAAAATGGACATGGAGTTGAAGTCCAAGGCGAGATGAGCAGAATGCCTATGCCCTCACTGCCAATAAAACGTAGGAGGAGGCgccaatcaaataaaaataaattatctgGATCTGCAGAATCATCCAGCCCAGCGCTCATCCTAAAAGCGGCAAGCCGTGACTGGAGAGATGGTCCCATTTGGTTTTCACTGGTTGCTTCTTTGGATCAGTAAGTGTAAAACACACGGATTTGACCCATTATCTACAAAGCTTAATGTGTATATTAACTATTTACCATGTTTTCTTTTTCTtaatttgcttgttttcattatttaacttGTCATTGATATTTCAAATGATTATTCATGCTAGCTGACCCACAAAATATAGGATTAAGGCTCTATTGTGGTTTTATCGGTGCCTGGGATGTTACATTCCCTTTCATTGACTTTTCTCTTTAATGGTACAGGGAAGGAGTTGAGCCGCTGCCACAAGTATCTGCTGCTTTCTTGAGAGTAAAGTGAGTTTGTACACTCGTTTATCATGCAGCAGTTTCAACTCACTCTTTATTCctgattttttttttcgtgttctAAGAGCCCCCATTTCAAATGTATTTCTCTTGTTTGGGATTTGGGGGCCTTTTGCGTCGAATGAGTTATTCTCTAACCTCATCTTCCTTGCTGCTAATTTCTGTGCTACAAAGAGATAATTACCATGTTTCTCCTATGACATAACTGTGGACACTGCCCGTGGTTTTACCAAGTATGATAAATTTCGGTAGCTCAATCACGGGTCCTCCTTGTTCAGTTAAGCTTATAGGATTCACATGCACAAATAGAGGCATTGTCAATTTAAATGAATTTTGCTTAATTAATCTATACTCACAGTATCATTTTAGAAACctttaatttatttaaaaaataacCATAAATTTCAGATTTTGTTTCAGATATGCAATGAGTACTCTTTCCGTGGCATTTCATGGTACTCGATGCCTTAAAATACCAAAAGGACAAGGAGTTCTCATATAAAACACTGTTATTCTGACAGTTAATATGAATTGCTAGTGCAAATTATCAGTGATGCTGTTATTGTCGTGGTGTTTGACTGAGAATTTAAACTTTTAGTTTCATTACTCATCGTCTTTGGTTACTTATCATCCGTGCAGGGATGCAAGCCAACCTGTTTCATTTATTCAGAAATATCTTATGAAGAAACTTGAGCTCACTAGTGAGGAAGAGGTTAGTAGTAATAATTTCCACTTCATAATTCATTTACCTTATTacctactccctctgtcccggtcatttgttgtcctattccattttgggtgtctcagtcaattattgtcctttcgagaatgaacttaatgagcaatttgatcattcacactcaatttgttacacttgtcatttagtaattgcccTCTCccattttcttggtctttgtgccaaaaccaaaggacaacaattgaccgggacggaaggGGTATAGTAAAAAGCAGACTGTCATCTAGACATCTATTTAAGGGACATTGAGGGTAAGTTGAGGAGCTTTTAGCATAATATGGTGGGAGTTTATGGATTTGACATCCCAATcccctaatttttttttgaaaggctACTCCCTGTACAACATTACCCTAGTGTCTAAATGGCTCCCGCATATTGCGGGGCAAGGAAGGGTTGGATGTCAAGTACGTTGCTGTCAAATCTGATGGCAAACTTTGCAATATAATTATAAACTTATTCCAAAGAAGTAGCCGAGTGGtgcatatatgcaatttatttgACCATTTTAACAgttgaaatacaaataaaagggtatgGAAATACAAACAAAAGAGTACAGAAGACTGGGctctcaataacttattgaaagaccgtctctcccaagttttagtgttaACAGTTGTTCGGTCAAATTACTATACGATGAACTATGGTCATTAGCTCAATAGTCGTATGAAACCCTTAAAAGTGTATCAAAACAGGGTAGAGGGGGCGTACCTTAATACTCCCTTTAATAGCATTCCTCTCTTTGTTTGGGAAAATGGCAAAAGTAATAAAAAATAATCTGGACTAACTAAAATCATTGTATTACCTGTGATGAAGTCCCACTTGGACATTAAAAACCTTGCTAAAAGTGCtgtatttaaataaattaaggatAGATAAGTTTGGAAAGTACGGAGTAGGCGGTTTTCATACGTCCATATTCTTAAATGACAGTTATTGTTGTACTAGAGCTAAAGTCCTATATGACGATTAATTACGAGCAGTGGGGCTAGTGTATAACTGATCTAGCATGCTCATTTGTTAAGCCTTAATAATTAGTacttacaacaacaacaaagctTTAGTCCCAAAATATTTGGGATCAGCAGTAATGTTGATATAAGGAGCTAAAAGGCCATATCCTTGTTTTTACGAGAGGATTGAGTGGACTTATACTCGGAACAAGATTCATTATTTTCAAGCTTATGAACAATATATGATTTGTAAAGCAGGTCCAAGTAATGTGCCACGGACAGGCGGTGATGCCTCACCTTAAACTCAGCAGTTTGGTGGACTTGTGGCTACGCACTTCTTCCACCCCGAAGAAGGTAAAGACCTTTGTTGGCGGCTCTGCAAAGGATTTTGTCATGGTCCTCTCATATTCCCGCAAAGTTGCTTCTTCATCGTAAAACTAATTATGTACTCAATTTTCCCCATTTATGATCATCTATAATGAAGCACAATATGGTGTGATGTGGGTAATAGTGAACCATTTACATTTAGTCTTGTATCGTCTGGTATAATTCGTTCTGTTGCCATTTTAGTTACGATAAAACTGCATATGTGCTATAATAAGGGCTTCCTGTACGTGAATTGTATTGTAATTGGCCCTAATAGCTGTTTCTTGTTATCTTAAGATGAACGACTTGTGAAAGAGCAACACTCGTATACCTAATCCCGAAATTCAATTTGGTATTATGAGCGAATCTCATTGTGGTTCCCTGTCGTCTTGCTAGCGCAAAAATGGGTTGTCATTATAGAGTGTCCTTATATGGACAGGACTGTTGAGGAATTGTCGAAATTACAGTACGATACCAATAACAAGTGCAATAGTTTACGAGTCCAAATGAAAACTGCGACAAACTGTCAATAAGCATATAAGCTTTGCTGTAATTCAGAATCCAAAATATTTCGTTTTCCCCAATGTCAAAATAAAaattaattttgatcaaaatttgcTATCCGAACAGTTAATCAGTGAGAAAAAAAAGTTTAGTTTTTCGTCTATTTGCTATTCAAACCCTTTAACATGAATATTTGTTTGATATGATGACGTTCTTTATGAGTGTTTGTATAGTGAAATGACTGAAAAATCAACTTTACTTTCATCGaaaatgtattttggatttttGTCTACAAATTTTGACCAATAAGACCAAATGCGATGATTTtgaaaaaatatttttaaaagatatatatacaaaatagttaaattttaattagggttatttaatgagaatactctGAACTATGGTGGTGCTGCTCAAAATACTACAAACTCTTGTTTAACTACCAATAAAACCAACTAATATCCCTCTCTACTTTGAATAGAATAGGTGTATTTTTAACCTGTTGTAGTAGGTAACTCTCCCTTTATTAGTCATTATcctgtttctttctttctttcttcctttACCATTAAACCATCCTTTTCCTGCTTAAAGATTAAGCATCGAACATTCATGCATTTCACCATCAAAATTAGAAGATTTATAATCACTCCAGCATAACACCCCAAACACACCATCAAGAAGCCAAAATTACAGAAAACATATTGGCTCAATTCATACATAAATACACATGAAATCGATGTTCTGGCGCTGTAGAAATTAAACCCACACTAAAGTAACAAAAGCATCTTATTTCAAGTCTGAATTCATATTAATTTTGAAAGAAACTCATACCTCCAATTTGTAGCAAAATCGGAAATAATTAAACCAAAATTTCGTGCAAATTAAGCCTAGGAATTTTCCGTCAGAATTTGCTACAACATACCTTGAATTACAACCTAACACTTTCATAAATTTGCCCAGATTTTGCTTGAAATTCGATTCCTTAGCAGCAATCGAATGCATTTATTGGGTGTGGACATAGACGGTTTAGATCGAGATAGAAATACGGCAGCGATTTTCTTCCATTAATCTTGCTCAACCCgttttttttcaaaacatttctccttctttcatcttcttccttttccATTCCACTCACCTTGATTTCTAATTATTCCTCCATTAATTTATacaaaagaaattgaaaaaaaccCAACAATGAATTAAACCCTAGAAAAGGACCAAAGAGGGAAACTTTCAAATTAATCTACACATTGCAACATATAAAAGCAATGGCGTCCCTTCAACAAGCAAATTGTACAAACAGTCAAAGCTTCAAAATAACATAAGGCGATGAGGATGGATTGCTTGTGTCAGTGTGCGAATAATCAAAGCTTCAACAAGCAGATTATACGCAAGTGAGAAGACGAAGTGAAGAGATGATCAATCTGAGGCAAGGTGTTGGTGAGGATCACAACGGCGTTGTAAGAAAATAGTGAGGCATTTAAGGGTGATTAGGTGAAAAAATAAAGCAAAGAGTGAAAGGTTAATcatagaaatgaaaagaaaagagggTTAAAGGAGTATTAAATTTTATTTACCTACTTTGCAGGTAACCAGTCGTCATAGAGTAGTAAAAGTGAAAAGGGATATTAGTTGGTTTTATTGGTAGTTAAACAAGAGTTTGTAGTATTTTGAGCAGCACCCCCATAATTCAGAGTATTCCCATTAAATAACCCTTTTAATTATCCAAAGTTAGAAATAAAAATTAACtaaaaatgtaaaagtttgatgaTCTGTTTTTGCATCGTATATATTTATTACATGACCGCAGATTATCAAAACGTTGAGATGGCCGAGTTGGTCTAAGGCGCCAGGTTAAGGTCCTGGTCCGAAAGGGCGTGGGTTCAAATCCCACTCTCaacattttctttttctttttttttttgggtaatttcAACTTCAGAGACCAGCAACCCTGATTAAAACTAGGGTGGCCGAGGCACATGCTCTTTTCCGGGTCCCGAGACTCCAGAAACTGTTCGATTTTTAGGTAAAAGACTAACAATCGAGTAAATTTATATTTTCAAATAAAGAAGAACTCTTATAATTTCCTTGAGACCGCGAAAAAAATGTTTTGGATCCGCTAATAAAAAAACATCAAACTTTTTACAATCAAAATGTGTGTATTATTATTCCTCAATTGACTATAGATGAACATAACATCAATGTGGCA from Silene latifolia isolate original U9 population chromosome 3, ASM4854445v1, whole genome shotgun sequence harbors:
- the LOC141647232 gene encoding E3 ubiquitin protein ligase DRIP2-like isoform X1; protein product: MASGHVVKVRSEKIMACMTCPLCNKLLKEATTISLCLHTFCRKCIYEKLSDEDNDSCPVCDINLGCIPVDKLRPDHNLQDIRSKIFPLKRRKVEAPEITPASLPPAKRKERSLSSLVVSAPTVSVQGGVTGRRTRGRKGYASRGASPATEETSKKEEYSVDNSMDGSSSPETLNRIIQNKKQSSSAKSSNDQIRREHTEKDIEGRDGKLNLWRPLNTLLEAANRSKFSKPGPQGESHLKTDPTNYGEADVCVNKIKSEENGHGVEVQGEMSRMPMPSLPIKRRRRRQSNKNKLSGSAESSSPALILKAASRDWRDGPIWFSLVASLDQEGVEPLPQVSAAFLRVKDASQPVSFIQKYLMKKLELTSEEEQVQVMCHGQAVMPHLKLSSLVDLWLRTSSTPKKVKTFVGGSAKDFVMVLSYSRKVASSS
- the LOC141647232 gene encoding E3 ubiquitin protein ligase DRIP2-like isoform X2 produces the protein MASGHVVKVRSEKIMACMTCPLCNKLLKEATTISLCLHTFCRKCIYEKLSDEDNDSCPVCDINLGCIPVDKLRPDHNLQDIRSKIFPLKRRKVEAPEITPASLPPAKRKERSLSSLVVSAPTVSVQGGVTGRRTRGRKGYASRGASPATEETSKKEEYSVDNSMDGSSSPETLNRIIQNKKQSSSAKSSNDQIRREHTEKDIEGRDGKLNLWRPLNTLLEAANRSKFSKPGPQGESHLKTDPTNYGEADVCVNKIKSEENGHGVEVQGEMSRMPMPSLPIKRRRRRQSNKNKLSGSAESSSPALILKAASRDWRDGPIWFSLVASLDQEGVEPLPQVSAAFLRVKDASQPVSFIQKYLMKKLELTSEEEVQVMCHGQAVMPHLKLSSLVDLWLRTSSTPKKVKTFVGGSAKDFVMVLSYSRKVASSS